The Candidatus Auribacterota bacterium genomic sequence TCTCGGGATAACAATATATACTGCCTGAACTCAGCGGGCGTGCTGGCGTGGAGTTATCTCACGGCGGCCGAGGTGGATTCCTCTCCTGCGCTTGGGAGTGACGGGAGGCTTTATGTCGGCTCTGGCTGGCAAGATAAAAATATATACTGCCTGAACTCAGCAGGCGTGCTGGCGTGGAGTTATAGCGCGGCGTCCGGGGTGGAATCCTCTCCTGCGATTGGGAGTGACGGGAGGCTTTATGTCGGGTCTCGGGATAACAATATATACTGCCTGAACTCAGCGGGCGTGCTGGCGTGGAGTTATCTCACGGCGGCCGAGGTGGATTCCTCTCCTGCGCTTGGGAGTGACGGGAGGCTTTATGTCGGGTCTTGGGATAATAATATATACTGCCTGAACTCAGCGGGCGTGCTGGCGTGGAGTTATAGCGCGGCGGCCTTGGTGTGGTCCTCTCCTACGATTGGGAGTGACGGGAGGGTTTATATCGGGTCTTTTGATAATAATATATACTCCCTGAACTCGGCGTGGAGTTATCTCACGGCGGCCGAGGTGTATTCCTCTCATGCGCTTGGGAGTGACGGGAGGCTTTATGTCGGGTCCGGCTCTGGTGATAAAAATATATACTGCCTTGAGCAGGCGCCGACTGC encodes the following:
- a CDS encoding PQQ-binding-like beta-propeller repeat protein; the protein is SRDNNIYCLNSAGVLAWSYLTAAEVDSSPALGSDGRLYVGSGWQDKNIYCLNSAGVLAWSYSAASGVESSPAIGSDGRLYVGSRDNNIYCLNSAGVLAWSYLTAAEVDSSPALGSDGRLYVGSWDNNIYCLNSAGVLAWSYSAAALVWSSPTIGSDGRVYIGSFDNNIYSLNSAWSYLTAAEVYSSHALGSDGRLYVGSGSGDKNIYCLEQAPTATPTPTPTITLTNTPTSTPTATSVPPTATPIPPLVIDPGPLTAGQRFVLGIALLEDISRPFDYYLFAESPAGIYTIYFNGSVKKGLKPLYRNVRKFNAPYFKTVSSKVRIPASMKGKTITFYSVVVQAGKKPPVRKLSDLTPSTQYVILMAKGAAVVN